The region TAATTTAACTAAGGCTTACAAGACCACATGTGTAAGTAAGCGGTATGTGGCACAAGTCAAAATGACTGTATAATTACCTACACACGGAGTGCAGAACCGCTGCTCTAAGGAACATAGTAGATAACAATCAAGAAATACACAGGGAGAGGTCAAAATTATAGTCTTTCATATCTCTGTGTATAGGTGTTTCAAGTATAGCGATTCTCaagttagaaataaaaatgctatCTAGAATCTaggaagaaatgtaaatatatggCTGAGAAGAAAAGTAAACTTGTTTGGATGGAACTTCATACTAAAGGGGTAGATTTTTTGACTGaatctgtaaaaacattttttgtataGATCTGCCCTTGTGCAGCATTGCCTTATGCAGCATAGAACATTCTGGGTCAGATCCTTTTCACCTTGCCATTCATCTACCTTGGACCTGCCATTCAAGAATAATATCAGCTACGTTATTATGGTGACAATTATAACCCCCTATACTATACTTTGAAAATGCTATACAGTCTGTGAGATCTTCTAGCAACATTCCATCAAAATATACAATCTAAATACATTCTTGAAAAATcaaccaaagaaacaaaatagcattgatgtttacttttttaatataTCAAAAACGTTAACCAAGTAACTTTTTTCCCGACAAAGACTACTATCAATTTAATGATGGGGAGACAATGTGACCTATGAACACTTCATTAATAGagttagaattttaaaaattcaaaataggAGATATTTTATATACACTAGATagaaaatgtagttattaatactTACACCGTCTTTCCTTTAAAAGAGAGGGTCTAATTAAGGCCAAAGTCTTTTCAACTTTTTGGTCTGTCTTCTGTATACCAAAATTTGGGAAAAAGAAGGCAAGTTGTCTGCTGGCATCTTCTACACTGTCTTGCATGTCACACAGATTAAATATACTCTCAGTTTCCACAGTTTCTTCCAAACTAACGAGacacaaatacagtatttaaatcACTGCATGCATTGTGTTAACAGTTGACTTCTTGAAGATGTATTTTCTTAAAGTTTAGGTAAACATAAGGATAGAATGCCAAACTAAGCTTTGGTAAATTCAGATTCATGACTAAAGCAATGTTTCTGAGAAGAGAATTATTAATCTTCTCAAAAAGTGCCCTGTCATGTGATATAAAAGGAAATCTCAGTCATGCAGCCTTTCTAATTCCCCTCTAGCTTATTCAAAACAGTCTCTCTGTTTCACTAGACAGAATTACTACTGACAAGTGTACAGTGTATAATGAATGATCAATAAAAGGACTGTGCTTAGTTCATGTACGGCATGATCGTAAAAACAATAGCACTACAGAATTGCCTTTAGCAGAGATACTGCTCATTGTTATTTGCCTGTATTTCTAAGGTTTATTTAGCTATGTAAATACAGTCATTCTTCACAACTTACAGAAAATGCAACATTCTCCACTTGTACTAGATTAATACAGGAAGGGATGCAGCAGGCATCAACAAAATTATCAATTATTATGACAAGTTCTTTTCTGGAACAAAGTATTTAAATTCTGTTACTTTAAGTAAATCTCTTGTCTAAATATAAAACTTGATCTAACAATTGAATTTTTGTGAACACTATTGTCTGATGCTGTGTGAGCTATCATCATCTTTAAAATTCTTTACAAATACTTGGCATAGGAGAAAAACAGACATTTCAAGATGGTTGTGAACAGTTAATCCTTACAATATTCTTAGGCCTCTTGGGGGGtggaggaaagggggaggggtaaacaaaccccaaactcctCCCACTTCTTTTCTGGCTTTTACAGAGTGGTCCCAGGGAGCACAGCGTGCTTCAGGTGTCCCCTAGTCTCCTTTGGGCCTCATCACAGCTTCCCTGCATAGATAGGTGTAAACATGGGCAACCCTCAGTGGGCAATGCTGGCAGGCACTTCGTCAGGGTGAACTAGTGTGAAGTGGAAATACATGGACTACATCAGCTTTGAAGTGTAGCACTGTTCCCATTGGTCTGACAACCCATTCAAGGCTAGTTCAGAAGCGACAAGATATTGGTGCTCTTTGCTTCTCATCCTTACCTAGGAAGCATGGAGTTTCTATGTTCCCACAGGAACAGTGATTGCATCTCTAGTGGTGGTCCTGTGAAGGACCAGGTGAAAAACTCTGCCTGCTTCCTGGAACCTGTGCACACAGGCACATGAGCATCTGTAGGAATGTGCCTTGGTTTATGGTGTGCTCTGAATACTGTAACTGAGTCACACGTATGCATTTTCACTGGTAGTTACCTCTCTGGCTGCTCAGCCTCAGGCTCATCAGGCACACTCTCACTCGATTCACGTAGTTCTTTCCAGTGAGGAATAGCATCTGTTGCTTCTCTTTTAATGATTACCAAAACGTGGCATGGTCCACTCATCATGAATTGAACAAAATCATCAAAATCACTCTAAAAAACATAATTTTCCCCCTATGAATTACAGGAAATCTGAGTTTATAATCAGAAATGAGACGACCATCCTTTCCAAAGTAACTCATAATTCCTGTTGTAAAATGGCATTTACATGCATTACTCAAAACACTGACAAATTGATTGAGGAGTTTTTTGATCAATCATTTGAGACAACATTACAAAAAGTCTAAAACGAAATTAATTGAGATAAAGGAAGTGATAGAAATACATTAAGCAAGTACCACATGTTTTTCCAGGTTAAAATGCAAGTAATAAGAGTGAAGAGAATGGTCTAGAAACTCAATGTGATCAAACACTATGCTTGCAGTAGCACATATAGTGTGACATGACAAACTGCACTACAATTCCATgcataatttttgaaattaaacCCTATATAGCTGGCTGTAAATATAGATCACTGACATATCTGCAAGACATTTGTAGGCTTTTCCTTCATTATCTACATTCTTTTCACTCCTTCAGTTTCAACCTTCATTTTCATCAGAAAGTAACTTTTGAAGCTGTTGTGagtttttaaccttttcttcctTATGTCACCTTTTCCTTCAGTATTGTCAATTTCCTCAAATATctgctctgcttttaaatatttgactAAATCTTTTCTTTACCAGTCACTCTCATCTGATTGCATATGATACATTTTTCCTTTAGTAATACAAGGATGAAATATTCACATTTATGCTTTCAAttcattgcttttctctttcaattATCTTCATATCTATGCATACTCTTAACCCATTTCACAAGATGAACAAACTCAGAAGAGAATGAAGGCAAGTACAAAAACATTTACTACAATGCATAAAGGGAATATTTATACCATTGTAGCTTCAAAAGCACACTTACATCAGAAGAAATAGATGTGGCTATTAGATTTGGCTGTCCTGGATCACCCAGATtcatcattaaaaagaaagaaattttggtTCCAGTTAGATCTGAAGGTTTATTGACTTGAATCTCCATTCTGTTGTCATATGCAGTCTTTGGGCTTTCAGCAAGATTGATGAGTATTAAATCAGGAATAATTTTGCTCACTGAGCACAAaggaatatgtattttatattgtCACTTTACCATAATTATTTTTCAGCGTAGCATTACACTTAGAGAATGGCGAATAATTCCTCAATATGTATAGGGCCCTCTGGACTTCTGATAGTTTGTAGTAGTTTTGTTATTCTCCCTGTCCTAATGTTTTCTAGGAAGTGCTGTGGTGTAGTAGTGCTGCCATATATCAAACACTGCatgtttcttctctgtctttgtTCCTCTCATATCTCCCTCTACACCTAACTAATCTCAAATTTGGCTGCTGTTCCCATGAAGATGACATTTTTATCTCTATTTCTAAACTGTCTCCTTACAAGCTCTCCCTATTACTTCCTTTCTAAACCATAGTGCAGCCATCTGGTGATTACtatcagatttctttttgccCTCTGGCTTCAGTGGGAACCATCTTGTCTAACTCTTATTCATTTAGAGTGTGACAGGAACACTTTCCTAGCTTCTTCTTTTGATTATGCCAGCCCTTTCATTGATCCCTTCCACTGGTCCCTGTAATAATATTAAGCAAACTAGTAATCTGCATATAATTCCAGCCTCAGTGTATTTTATGCACCTCTGAAATAGGAGAAGGTATAAATATTTGTTAATCAGCTTAATTTTTGTGATTCATATCCTTCTATCATACTATCAGCTATCATACTAACAAAGCACTTGACAATATCCAGGTACTAGTTTGCCACACCACTGCCATTTAGTGGTGACCAGCataatttaattgttttcttgAACTTCCTGTCtgtcacaaaatcacagaatcctctaggctggaaaagaccttgaagatcatccagtccaaccattaccctcacactgaccgttctcaactccaccagatccctcagcgctgggtcaaccagactcttaaacccctccagggatggggactccacccctgccctgggcagcccattccaacacccaacaaccccttctgcaaagaaatgcttcctaatatccagtctaaaccttccctggctcaacttgaggccactccTTCTTGTTCTTAGTTCTTTGTTGTCCCCTAATATAGGATAGGGccagaaaaataaacttcaaTGGAGATGCTTTCTCTTTCAGCCTGTGCACCTGTTTATTCCCAGTACTACCCTGTGATaaaactgaagagaagaaaaagtgcaACATATCCTATCACTTATTTTCTGGCTGGCAGATATGTGTTAAATAGATACATACTGTCACGTTAAGTGACACTGGATATTTGGTTTATGCTACATTTTAGCACCTAACAGCCTATGTTTAGGGCCATGACGAAGGGTCATACATATTCTGATAACAGCAAGAACTACAAGATCTTTTGGGATTTAATTCGAGTTCAGTTTAATTAAGCTAGAATGTTAGAGTGCTACCAAGTCATATTTGTATGAGTCagtaagaaaaagagagataacATCTCCTTTTTTCTATGCAGTATATTTACATTAATTCTGGTTTTTAACATACTAAAAATTTACAAGACTAAGATCTGTAAATACATATAGCTACAATTATAAGTTTTACCTCTTCCTTTTGTTTAGGTTTTTAGCTTGGTTTTACCTGTTCTTTTTTCTGGGCATAGAACTGTCTGATTTGCTCTTCAGTTAGCATTTTCTCCTCTGCTGCCTCAATGACAAATCCTGCATCTCTAATCTGCAATTAGTAAGATACGACCCAGTGGCATTTGAAAATGGATATGTATAAGATCATATGTTATTGTAAATCTAAAGATTGGTTGATTTTAAAAGctatcttaaatttaaaattatctgaAGTATTTCAAATATAACTGCTATGTTATATTTTTCAAAGCGCTTCACTAAATTCAGGTTTACAATGCCCACTAAGTTAACGTTTGTGAAAAATATAGTGCAGTTCAATGTATGTATTCATTCAGTagttaataatatttttgatTTAACATTGAATAAACTCAATTTATCCATTGTGATTAACATGCAACCACTTCTAAAAATGTTATTATAAACTATGCTATAATCATAGTAGTCATATAAATGCGTACTTATCAACAATTGTTGGATTAGGCTAAACTACTTGGCtttagaaacagcaaaaaaaacgaaataaaatctattttatcATTATCTATTTTAAGTTATGTTACTACACTAAATTCAGGTAAGTGTAAGTAATGCACACTTACTTGAGCTATATCAAAATAGTCCTCTGGTATGAGGTCTATACCGTATatggatatttaaaaaagaaaggagcTACTCAGCCACAATACTGATCATAGGCCAATATTAATCTGCTTACCAGCACTGTGCTCTTTAAACCCCCTATGATACTGCTTCCAGACTTCCTCGCCAAGGTTGAGTGTGGAAACAGTATGAGTACACACCTCCTAAAGCAGTGCAAAGGCAGAGCTGACTAGCAGCTGCTCAGCTACAGCTAAATTGCTTTCAAGCAATGCCTGCTTTTTTTGACTTTACTGAGCTTCCTTCTTTTCTGGCCAAGGTAGAGTAATTGCAGAAACAACTTATACAATGCTctgattttctttccagaaaggttACTGGCCTTGTCATAGCAATTTTTTAAGATTAGCATAGTTTTATCTTGATCAATAGTGTTATGAGGCAATTTTTGCAACAGAAACAGTGAGAAATTCCTGTAATTGAAATGAGCATTATTAGAGTATCCTATTCTGGAAGgcaaaagaatttttctttcactgagtgATGGCTTAAACAAATACTAACCCCTTGGATGCACTCTTGCGTACTTGCTGAAATCACATTCTTTACTGCAGGAACAAATATTGCACTACTGACAAATATTGGTGTACAATTACTGGTGCACATGAATTAGCCTCACCATCTACACATGTATATTGTCATATGTGCTTGTACACACACCTTCTTTCACAAGGAACTCTTAAAATGATTTATGCGTGCCTACAATTCTTTAAGATGCTGTGCAAAGTATTAACTTCACCACTGCAATCTCCagttttcatttctatttcaatATGAGGAAAATAAGACACTTTCCTGTTTGGAGATTTCATGTGTCTCGATTGATACATCATGAATCAATGTCATAACTTATCTACTGGcataaaatattaaagcaataaTCAATAAATATCAATCTGACCACCAAATTATTTCAGATCAAAATTATCATGCTTGTATCATCCTTATCAGTGAAGCATTAAGAGATCTTGTTCTAAAGCCTGGACATAAATTAAGATCTACTTAATCTTACATCTTGCTACAATGCTCTTAACTAAATAGGATGAATGAATCTTTTCAAATTGTGTCTaccttttgtttaatttcttctaCGCGTCCCTCTAAGACATCATCAGGTTTTATAATTCCAATAGAATATCTGActactggaaaagggaaaaaatcatcTGTCAATGAATATGTCTATCAAAATAAATACACAACTCAATTTTCCATTACTTACAAGTGGGTTTCTCTAAATAATTCTCCATTTTAATATTGAGATGGCCAAACAGTTGTTCCAAAAAATAAGTGACTCCAGCACTTAAAGTATGTCTTGGGGTGCAGGACCATCCTTAGCCATCCCTAGAATCTACATTTCTGGTGAACCACTGCTATTTTGGGTACTCTGTTGGAAAAATAGTACACATGCAGCTAGGTGTGGTGGGAAAACTGCAGTTTAAGATAGATACTTTATCTAAGGAGCTCTGTATGTACAAGACTAGAAATGTGAAAGGAATTAATATTATAAGGAAAATTCACTAAGTGAAAGTCTGTATGAATATTGGAGATTTCCAGTAAGATATACATTTCTTGTCATAGCAGATGTTTGTTTCCTTAGTATTGGGGGTGCTGAAGTAATTTGCAATAAATAACTGTTGAAGTAACACACGCTTGCTAACACAATCTGATGTTTAAAACAAGCGCTGTTCCTGTTGTAGACACACTGTTACAACACCCATAGCATACAGATCCCTGCAAAATGATAGTGGTCAGAAGAGTATATGAACTACATCATCTTTGCAGAATCTGAGGTTTACAGTTAAGCATTATAATGTCATTCAAGCAGATCCCAAACACTGTAGAAGAGCTTAATGGTAGCTCTAATGGAAACGCCAGACTACTACTTGTTTCCAACACTGGAAAACACTCACAGTCACCTGCATGTGGTAgtgaaaatattacaaaaaacaTTAGTGTGTTACAGCTTCTGAGGGATCATCTAACCTGAAGCTGAACCCCAGCTGAAAACTCTGTTGCCTGATTTTGTCACATATTTAGGTTCTGTGGATTAGTGTAAAGTCTGCATATAATTGCTAAAAGATTTGTAATACTGTACTGCTAGGTCTCAGAGAGGTCTCAGAGAAAAAATATAGGCTCAAACAGAGGTCAGGAGTATGTCACTTGAACAACACAATGAAGAAggcatgaagaggaaggagaagggacaTGATTTGATCTGTGACTGTGATCTAATGCCttctcacaggggaaaaaaaaaaaaaaaagcaagatcaAGAAGGAGAGGATGGAGGAGGTTATTCTTCCTCGGCATTACTGAATGGCATTCTGTGCATATACGAAGCAGTAGAAACCTTCAGTAGCTACAGATAACGGTAAGAAAAGACGTAGGTCCCAGCTCATGACAAGCCTAAGATAAATCATAGACATGAGACTCACAAACACGATGAtgcttatttttcagtctttttggAACCTTGGTGAATTTATGCTCTGTGTAGGTCTGTTCTTTAGCTCTTAAATCTAATCTACTGAAAgagcacattaaaaataatgtgagATACAAGGTATGAAATTCTTCACAGATTAACTCTTCCAATCCTCTCAGGTTGCCCTCATCTTGGTATTCTGGTAGAACATCCAAGGGTTAACAAACACCATCTCAACGAAGGTGCCTACCTAACACAGAGACTGTGTGGCAGTGACTTTCAGGTACTAGTTTTACACAGGAAAATTCCCTGGCAAATAGCATTGCTACTCTCTATGTGCTAGGAACCTGAAGTCTGAAGGTTCCCAAAGGAGAGGTGAAAATAGTAATAAAGATAGCCTGTTATCTTAATTCCTTACAGAAGAAAGCTTCTCCTCATTTTGATATCATCAGTCATAgacatttgttctttttctttctgctaacaTTTCTAAAATTGATCAAATATATTTACCCTCAGGTACAGTCTCTTCTACAGTCTCTTCTGATGATTTCTTTTCTAGGAAAACAAGTTCATCTACCTATGGTAATTGCAAATAGAGTAAAGTCCATCAGCAGTGTGAAGCTAAAGTCACCAAACACAGCTGTCCAATCTTTACAACACTTGTATCTTAATGTAAGAACATATTTGTAACCCTAGAAAACTAACAATTCTAAGAAAGACCTTGAGTTAGCCTGATTTTCCTTAACTGAGCTACAGTTtgttaaatgtttccttttactgtgttttttgaTCTCCATTTTCACTCAAAACAAGCAATGGACCACGACTGTTTCCCATGTCTTTGTTTCATATGATGTACTGTTAGTaagttatatatataaaagttatCCGGTCCTGAAAAACAAAGATTACTAAAACCTTTATGTGCTAGTGACATATTTGTCCATCTCTCAATTTCTTGCATTAATAGGCTAATCTGTAAATTTCTTGAATCTTTATAAAGTACCATTTATTAgaaatttctaaaaaaacccaaaccctgacATATGTCACtttactgttaagaaaaaaatacaagaaaaaattaaacattacCTAAACCACTATCACAGACATTGAGAGAAACCATATAAGTGTAATAAAAATACTCATTTATACTTAAGTATCTGTTTTGTGAGTACCTCTGTGCGTCCCTTCTTTCCAGCTGCAATTTCCCTCTCTTCCTGTACTAGCTCTGTTATTTTCTTACTTATAAGAGGACCATTTACACCTCTTACTATTGCAATAATTTTGCTATtctgtaaaagagaaaataacactCTCAGTGAGTTCTTGTCACTTAGTTTACACGTTTACTTCAGTTTTGGAACATGTTATATCTTGCTATTTTTATCTCGCTATTTTTTCCTTCAACAGGACCACTTGCTGTGCCCACTGAGGTGAATACCAAAGCTACTGCTGCTTCTACTAGCTCAGAATGAACCTTTCTTGCTTTtacttcctcccttccttctctaCCTGATTTTCCATGTTTATTTCTAGGCTCACCATTAATACTACAGTCAGAAGTAAATGCAAATATGGAATTCACTAGCTCTTAATTTCTATAGCATggagtttttaatcttttttttgcATTATGTTTCAGTGTGTACTCTACTACATTTAGGAACACCGTAGCAAAGCCAGATACTAATGATCAAAGGTACTGCTAACTTCATTTGGCAGCACTCAGATTCAAACCTGAAAGTTTCCTGAAAGTATTGTTCTTGGCCCTTAGTGGTGGGAATTCAAATCCTATCACCCTCAAGTCAAAACACCCGCCACCTCCCGTGTGAGCAGTGTTCTACAGTGGAGCACTAGGAGAACGGTCTTTCTGTGTCCATCAGTGAGAGATAATAAATGTATGATTGATTGTTACAGTTGCTCAggtgtgaaaaatgaaattttaattctttatctTAAAAACCTTAAAGTGGCAGGAAATGTAAACTCTTATTCCCTGAGGGAAAGTGTGCATAAAATAACCATTTCCGTAGCCACATGTAGGCACTTTATGTGAATCAACCTGGGAAAATTTACATGGATTTCTCACTAACCAGCAAAACTGTGGTTACCACAAATCTGTGACTGTACATGCAGCAGCTACAGCAAAAATGTGCTTGAGAACCACAGATTTACACACTGGAAACAGCCTCAAGTAGACAACATCTGATGATATAATCCTACGTACTGTAAAATCTAAAGATgtgattttacatttctttttaatcgACCACAAAATTAGGACAAAAGTAGGCAGCACATTAAAAGAAACTGATGTGATATACTTacaacacaaaaaagaaatacaggttCACATTTATTCCTAAATGGTTGCAGAGTTGGAATGCTGTCAGCCTCTGCCTGAAGTCAGATGAAAAACACTATTTACTtgcatgtgtatacatatacatatatataaacatttttgCCTGCAAGAAAACTGCAGTCTTACATACTTTGGTGTTAAACACTCAAACTGCAGTCAGATATAATTAGAATTCCTTACGGCACTTGCTGGTGATGAAGAAAGAACTGGTTTGGTAACATGGGATTAGCATCGCTTTATATTAGAAGAGTTTATCACAGAAAAACACCTTATTCTAATACTGTTTCCCATGTAGGTTTTAATAACACACATAAATGAGGAAGCAGCCTGTGCAATCTTGATGGAAGAGATTATGCACTGTATCACGTTCTTTGTGATGTGGTCAACTGTATGAAAGCACTCGAGATTACCTCTGAACAGAACTGCCTGCTTTTTTGTGTATAAACAATACATATATTTTCTACAAAAATGCTTTGATCTGGCAATTGAAAGTTTCCAGTAACATGGAAAAGGATGAACTTGGTCAACATATGGGAGTAACTGAATCTGTGAAAGAAATTATCTACTTTGAATATGATATATACCTCCTATTTTATACTACTAGTTTAGAGGAATAGTTTTACTTCTATAGTtttatgataatttatttttcaattccCTCTTTTTGTTCTATTAAAATGGAAATCCAAGGGGATATTTGAAAAAGGTGTAACAATATTTTTCAGGGAcataagtattttaaatgtgataATCCATAATGTAGAGACTTAAAACTAAAAATCATATAGTTTGGCTTTTGAATGTTTCTGCAATCGCATCAAGTAAAACAAAAGTTCTGGGATATCAGCTGCCATTCTGTTATAGGTGCTTTCATTTTTATCACCATTTCCAATCTACTTCTAAACAAAGTCTTATGAGGAGATATGCAGAAGAAGAGGCAACCAGGCCAAAATTATGATGATTTGGTTGTCAGGACAGTAAAATGAAAGCTCTGTATgtgcagacagacagaaagatatattttaaataaaatataaataaagttCCATACAGAATTTACATCCTTACCACTGCAAAATGCAACACATCGTCTTCACCAAACTCATTCTTCAGTTTTCTGAATAAGTTCACCACAGCTTTGCAAGGACCACACCAAGCTTGATACACATCTATTACTGAAATGTAATAGTTTGGAATTACAAACAGTTGACTTGTGGAACTTACAGAATGAGACATATTTATGAGTGCGTTGGAACAGTACTGGGAAGGCGTTCATATGCATCTTTCAGTCCTAGTCAATGAATACATTGTGAATACATGAATGTATTCAGTGGACACATcacaatttcttcttttattttagtGACTTCTGACATCAACAACATACTTCACAATACAATTGAGATGATTAATCCAAACAGTTGCATTTCTTTcatattccttttccttttaattgttctttttcttttccc is a window of Athene noctua chromosome 2, bAthNoc1.hap1.1, whole genome shotgun sequence DNA encoding:
- the NME8 gene encoding thioredoxin domain-containing protein 3, encoding MESKKKEIQLQAVITNQNQWDEMLLTKGVVVIDVYQAWCGPCKAVVNLFRKLKNEFGEDDVLHFAVAEADSIPTLQPFRNKCEPVFLFCVNSKIIAIVRGVNGPLISKKITELVQEEREIAAGKKGRTEVDELVFLEKKSSEETVEETVPEDDFFPFPVVRYSIGIIKPDDVLEGRVEEIKQKIRDAGFVIEAAEEKMLTEEQIRQFYAQKKEQSDFDDFVQFMMSGPCHVLVIIKREATDAIPHWKELRESSESVPDEPEAEQPESLEETVETESIFNLCDMQDSVEDASRQLAFFFPNFGIQKTDQKVEKTLALIRPSLLKERRYSIMQRIKDDGFKIAMQKEIILTEEQTREFYKEHENQDYFPVLLEQMTSGPTLVLALARENAVAHWRDLLGPKVVEEAKKENPNSLRAKYAVDNIPIGQLHGSSTPDDAEKELQFFFPREHTLALIKPDAAKKHKDDIMQKVKDAGFVISKIKEEALTREMATQFYKDHEGKPFFNQLVTCMTEGPSVIMVLTKENAVEDWRQLMGPTDPEVAKETSPESIRAQFAQDILSNAVHGSSDREHALSSIECIFGEIDIN